Part of the Nerophis ophidion isolate RoL-2023_Sa linkage group LG11, RoL_Noph_v1.0, whole genome shotgun sequence genome is shown below.
TTTGAGATACGAACTTGGTGCTGGAACGCAATGTGAtagtaagttgaggtaccactgtatacaGGACAACTAATGAGTTAACTTTCTTTTGACTTTCCCAAAGAATCTTAATGATACAACTTCCTGTGGACCCTTGTGTTTTAGGGGGTAATGTGTTAGTGTAACAGGACTGAGCTAAGTGACAACCCTTGGACACGACTAAAGTCGGAATTGGATgttttaaaagaaaaggaaaaatagAACTATGTAAAAATATTGCAGGAAAAAGGATGTCGATTATATTTTATCGAAATTTGTCCAAGGTAGTTTAAattaatgttttaaaatgtattaattgaaTTAATATGCAATCCAATCATTGGGTAGGACACTTTgcttaatgaaaaaaataaaaataaatgtccaGTTATTTTTTATCgtgcatttttacattttatatcatGTGGACACGAATCAATTTGGTGCAAGGTCTCATTTACCAAACAGTCTCATTGCTCACATGCTGCCAGACATTACCACAAGGTGGAGAATCTTTTTTAAAGGAAAGAGAGGAAACACTCTGATAATGGTATGTatgcctcctcctccttctctacAGTTTGAGCATGTGCATGAACAACAGATCGTTGTTAGGGGGACAGCAGGCCATAGATggtcacacacactaacacacacacacacacacacacagaatggtGCAGAAAGTGTAGTTGTGCATTTGGTCACTAACACACACGCCATATCTGCTGTAGTAATAGTTCACTACCTTTTCATTCATCTATTTTATGTAAAGTTTTGTTCAGGAAATATGGGCTGCTCCTCATCCAGTGCGCAGAATGTGGATCAAGAAAAAAGACCAGCCACGAAGCCTGAGGAGAGCAATGGAGATACAGTGGGTAAGTTTGAAATACTTTACCTGTTAACACCCACAAGGTGCTGTACATGTTGATAGGTTTAGTCTCACTTATTTTCTTACAGTTTTGTATCTGCTGCATAGTGCTTTGCAATATCTTGTGTGATGTCTCACTTCATGGGCTAATACTGAAAACTAtagatttttttgtatctttaggattcagaaacacacattttagcaatttgtgatttttttttttttacttggttgctctgagggcttcacggtggcagaggggttagtgcgtctgcctcacaatacgaaggtcctgcagtcctgggttcaaatccaggctcgggatctttctgtgtggagtttgcatgttctccccgtgaatgcgtgggttccctccgggtactccggcttcctcccacttccaaagacatgcacctggggataggttgattggcaacactaaattggccctagtgtgtgaatgtgagtgtgaatgttgtctgtctatctgtgttggccctgcgatgaggtggcgacttgtccagggtgtaccccgccttccgcccgattgtagctgagataggcgccagcgccccccgcgaccccgaaagggaataagcggtagaaaatggatggatggatggatggattattagccaaactgctttgtgtctTATAttgatattaaaacaaaaacaccatgttttttttttacattacttgtgggctttttcatgtcacaaaggtattactttaaaaagCATTCATGTACATTCTGTAGCATTTTGTTAATATTTTATGGCGTATAGTTAATTCTTatacgacatatttctgctcaaactgttAATTGAGATGTACATACATTAGTACAggggattcacggtggcagaagggttagtgcatctgcctcacaatacgaaggtcctgggttcaatcccaggctcgggatctttctgtgtggagtttgcatgttctccccgtgaatacgtgggttcccttcgggtactccggcttcctcccacttccaaagacatgcacctggggataggttgattggcaacactaaattggccctagtgtgtgaatgttgtctgtctatctgtgttggccctgcgatgaggtggcgacttgtccagggtgtaccccgccttccgcccgattgtagctgagataggcaccagcgccccccgcgaccccgaaagggaataagcggtagaaaatggatggatggatggatggttgctcTGAACCATGTTTGTAAAACATACTATAGTTTAGATTGTGTAGATATGCCCCTGCACATTGTAATGTATACAATTTTAATAGCTATTTATTCAACATTATGGTTATTGTGGTTGCTGAGATATTAGGTATTTTCTGTACTctataaatcaggggtagggaacctatggctctagagccagatgtggctcttttgatgactgcgtctggctctcagataaatctgagctgacattgcttaacacgataagtaatgaataattccacttgtaatcacagttttaaaaataatgttaaaaatataaaacaatctcatgcatttttaatccatccatccgttttctaccgcacctgtttaagaagttgcgttaatggttgGAAGTTATTTATctactattggttagtgtggggcttgcccccctgggggttcttcagaccaccaagcaccgacatgagagcctgtttcagggttacaatattgttttatttttcaataagtctctcagttgctttccagcaattgcctttttgtctttcgtcctcacctgtgctttggctccagctccaaccccgtctctcctcctggctgctgcttataaccgagcggcaggtgattagataacaagggccagatgggccatctacgcacctttcgctggcaacaccccgcttcgatgcaggcccgcaggccacgcccccctccacagttagcttcagaataacaatgtaattacaaacaatattatatggctcttacagaaatacattttaaaatatttggcttcttggctctctcagccaaaaaggttcccgacccctgctataaatgaATTACCTTCAAATAGGCCAAATTTCATTCCTGTCCCACAACGCAGCCCCATTTTTTTCTTCAGAAACACAGAGTATATTGAGTACATTATTGAATTACTTTAGAGCAAAATTGCATTTTGAAGAAATGTCATTTTCAACACATGTAACAGTTGCTGAGCCTCAACTCTGGAGAACAATGTCCGGCAACAAATATCAAACTGTCTGCTGTCTGATTAGAAAAGTATTTTTCAGGGCTCCTGACATTTAGTATTTTCATATACCCACCTAAGTAACGGTGGGTATATGCTAATATCTACATGCAATTcattgaggatttttttttttaagcagttaAGAGTTTATACATCACTACCATCAGATACTAGTCTATAAATAGTGACATTGTAGCTCAAATAGTAAAAGTGTATCGTTAAAGACCAATATGGTTTGTTGCGTGGTGTGAACCTCTGATGAAGGCCAGTTGGCGGAAACACTTAAGGTCCGTTAAGACTTAACTCATTCTCATTcataactcattctctttctatgccacatcaatgtggaatgcactcccaacacgtataaaagtaagtgcatctctacattccttcaaaaccgctccaaaacaacaccttcaggcaacttcaacactttactaataccctcctccattcacatcccatctccccggattataaacaactcaaatgtacttctaatgtatatacttgttcttatgctatgtgaactcactatgttctctgctggctgtacatatcctactaaataagacctacactgtttcaatgtccatttctctgttgatacaattgttgatgaccgaagttctgatatcaaccaaagctcctcatcccaccccccggattgtaaataatgtaaataattcaatgtacatactatgatgattaacttgtgtgatgactgtattatgctgatagtatatatttgtagcatgaattgattaacgtggaccccgacttaaacaacttgaaaaacttattggggtgttaccatttagtggttaattgttcggaatatgtactgtactgtgcaatctactaataaaagtatcaatcaatcaattaatgtacTTAAGACATGCCGTAAAAATGAAAGGTACTTGAATTATGGCGCTTAGTGTTTTATTTAGATTATATTAGAtagttagatagtactttatttattctgtcaggagagttccttcaggaaaattaaaattttcagcacaatcccattcaagtttagacaaacattacagggagacagaaccggatcgctgacgggtctgccggcttccagcgccccttacaaaaaagatgagatacaggtaaacaaggagggggaatagaagattaaaacaaaataaaaaaatgtgcagttttgttGAATTTGTGCCCATATTCCAAAGagtactttttaaaaaaacaacctttatCATATCCTTTTCACCTTTTTGAGGCATGCTGTACTTATTTAAGATGGTATTCAGTCGTACGTTGCCTTCTACTCTATGATTAATGTGGAAATCAAAACCTTCTTGGTTGCGTGTGatactttttttttggtttcccTTATTTGCAGTTTAAAGCATTGAGTTGGTATCCAAATGATTAGTTCCCGGTAGATGCATTAGTTTCGTTGataaataattattttctttatttcatCAAGTAAAGGGAATCTTTACGCCTTTCCACCAAGCAAGGCACAGCATTGCACAAACCATCTCCACATACTGTTCATGTATGACAGACCCTGCTATTGTTAGTTTCTCTGCTCTTGTTGAAGCACCAGTCTACCAGTTTACCAGTTGATTTAAATGTGTAAATGCTGGGTTCACTTCTTGACGGTGATACAAAGCACGCGGCAACATTTTCTAATACTGTACCCTTTTGGTGCATGGACTAAATATTTTAGAGATAATGAGTGCATTACACATAAACCAGTTGTACGCCATCCAAGTCACTAGTGGTCCCATACCCTCCCTCACATCCCCTGTCTGGTTCTGACCTCCACCCCCTTTGTTGCCAACCAACCATGTCTCTGTTTTGACTGCAATGTCTGTCATCTTTGGCAGACAAATCATGTTGACACACCAGTCGTCCATGCAGAAATTCTTTGTACACTTTTCAGTCTGCAATCAGCTTCCTACTCTACGTAGTTGCTACATGATTGAAAGGATTTACATTAAggggattttgattgattgatacttttattagtagattgcacagttcagtacatattccgtacaattgaccactaaatggtaacaccccaataagtttttcaacttgtttaagtcggggtccgcgttaatcaattcatggtacaaatatatactatcaacataatacagtcatcacacaagttaatcatcatagtatgtacattgaattatttacattatttatgaggagctttggttgatatcagaacttcagtcatcaacaattgcatcaacagagaaatgtggacattgaaacagtgtaggtcttatttagtaggatatgtacagccagcagagaacatagtgagttcacatagcatatgTGGATGTGTTTAAAATCCAACACCTGGGAATGAAGTTAAAATACTGTGGTGCTTATTAATACTGTACAACGGAACACAGGTCATATAGCATTACATATTGCCATTTGTTCAATGTGAGACATTTTAGAGCCCAATTTTAGCCAGGGGCCTGAGTAGTAATCACCACAAAATTAATTTGTGCTAGGTcgactgttcataacttttatggacagaatttctaggcgcagtcaaggcgttgaggggttccggtttggtaaccgcaggattaggtctctgcttttcgcagatgatgtggtcctgatggcttcatctgaccgggatcttcagctctcgctggatcggttcgcagccgagtgtgaagcgaccggaatgagaatcagcacctccaagtccgagtccatggttctcgcccggaaaagggtggagtgccatctccgggttggggaggagaccctgccccaagtggaggagttcaagtacctaggagtcttgttcaccagtgagggaagagtggatcgtgagatcgacaggcggatcggtgcggcgtcttcagtaatgcggacgttgtaccgatccgttgtggtgaagaaggagctgagccggaaggcaaagctctcaatttaccggtcgatctacgttcccatcctcacctatggtcatgagctttgggtcatgaccgaaaggataagatcacgggtacaagcggccgaaatgagtttcctccgccgtgtggcggggctctcccttagtgatagggtgagaagctctgccatccgggaggaactcaaagtaaagcagctgctcctccacatagagaggagccagatgaggtggttcgggcatctggtcaggatgccacccgaacgcctccctagggatgtgtttagggcacgtccaaccggtaggaggccacggggaagacccaggacacgttgggaagactatgtctcccggctggcctgggaacgcctcgggatcccccgggaagagctagacgaagtggctggggagagggaagtctgggtttccctgcttaggctgttgcccccgcgacccgacctcggataagcggaagatgatggatggatggatggataggtcgaCTGCCCCTAGGGCTTTGTCCATGAAGACATTGATTCTCCACCCAAATCAAAGCCTTTACAGATGCTGACTGCTGATTAGGGTTTACggtatgcaattttttgtggttccctttatttaataaggcatcaaagtaccaaaaagtatcgaaatacattttggtatcagcaccaaaatattggtatcggaacaacactATTGCTGATCAATTACAGTGAGGCAGCATCTGCAAGAAAAGGCCTTAAAcattatatttagtttttttgttatgTTGATTCTCACCTGCATAAAGATTAGGGCTGATAATGACCGTATTATTTGTAGTGAATTGTTGACTGCGTGTCTTTTAATGTTGATGTAATATTGTGCAGGTGAAAATTAGAATATCGTGCAAACATTTGTTTGTTCCAGCAATTCAGTTTACAGGTTGAAACTAATATATGACTAAGACTCATAACACgcaactcaagatatttcaagccttcttttgatagAATTTTAATAAACACGGTTCGCAGTTTTTGAAAACCTCGCACAGAAAATCCCGGAAAATGTGGTCTTTTTataaactgtaagccatgatcatcaGAATTCTAACAAATGAAGGCTTGACGTATCTCACTTTGTATGTGAtgagtttatatcacatattagttttaCATTTGAAGTTGCATTGCTGACATAAACGGACGTTTGCACGATATTCAATTCTTTTAAGTTTTAGCTGTGTTTTTAATTTGATGGACTGATCTTTTAAAAACTAGAAAATTAATGGAAACCTTatatggattatacttgtatggcactcttctaccttcaaggtactcgaagcgctttgacactatttccacattcacccgttcacacacacattcacacactgatggcgggagctgccatgcaagacccaaaccacgacccatcaggagcaagggtgaagtgttgctcagggacacaacagacgtgacgaggttggtagaaggtggggatcaaaccaggaaccctcaggttgctggcacaactgcgccacgccatcccccatTATAATATGATAAGttacattacgcctgtactggctcacctgcactggcttcctgtgcacttaagatgtgactttaaggttttactacttacgtataaaatactacacggtctagctccatcctatcttgccgattgtattgtaccatatgtcccggcaaaaaatctgcgttcaaaggactccggcttgttagtgattcccaaagcccaaaaaaagtctgcgggctatagagcgttttccgttcgggctccagtactctggaatcctctcccggtaacagttcgagatgccacctcagtagaagcatttaagtctcaccttaaaactcatttgtatactctagcctttaaatagacctcctttttagaccagttgatctgccgtttcttttctttttcttctatgtcccactctcccttgtggagggggtccggtccgatccggtggccatgtactgctcgcctgtgtatcggctggggacatctctgcgctgctgatccgcctccgcttgggatggtttcctgctggctccgctgtgaacgggactctcgctgctgtgttggatccgctttggactggactctcgcgactgtgttggatccattgtggattgaactttcacagtatcatgttagacccgctcgacatccattgctttcctcctctctaaggttctcatagtcatcattgtcaccgacgtcccactgggtcattattgtcaccgatgtcccactgggtgtgagttttccttgcccttatgtgggcctaccgaggatgtcgtggtggtttgtgcagccctttgagacactagtgatttagggctatataagtaaacattgattgattgataagcacACACTTGGTATGAAAGGGGGTGCGGATACAAGTAAAAGTGGTTACCGGTACTTGATTTCATAAGGTCACAAATAATGTGACTGACATAATTTAAGTTTAATACATAGTGGAATGAAATGTGAATTTGAGTCGAAAGTTGTCACTGCCTCAAAAATATTGTTGTGCAAGGAACACACATTTGGTTTTGCAAGTACCAACCTTTAGAAAGCAGACTCTATATTAAATTATGTTAACATCGGCTTGAAATATCTGTGCACCAGGTGTGACGGTAACATTAGAATTTTCAAGATTATTATCATACTCCCATTTCCGTGCTTACTTGCTGTGTGAATACGTCATAAATCTGCAGCCACGAGGAGCATttttaacctgtaacctgttttaaaaaaaggttttattatctTTTGTATGCCAAATAATAGATTGCAAGAATCATATTGAATCGTGAGTTGTCGATGCCTGTTTGTCTATGGTAGATTCACCCAAAAGCAGATAGTGTGTTGACACATACAATTTTAAGTCAGTGGAATGTGAGTGAAGATGAGGTGTGTCTCAGAAAAGCCTTCATCATATGTGCCTCATTTCCTCTGAGCGTGCCTTGCCGAGCATCCAGGACATAACTTTAATAAATCTCTCTTTAAACTGAGGAAATGAAAGCATTTCTTCTCAATTTTATGTGCATTCTTTGTGCCTTATTGTTCAAGTAGTGCATTTCGAGGCAACCGCAGCTTATATGATCTTAAAGTACTGGAGGTGATTAGAGAAACCATGCTCAGTGTCAAATTTCCAACAGTTTTTGAGTCAACATCAGGTCCCTGTAgttgttgtttgaggtcacaGGGTTGTCAAGATTGATAGTGTTGCTGAGTTATTACATATCACCATAGACTGTTTACAAAGGTTATCAATTCTCCGTAGTTATAAATCTTCCCGTCTTTGCTTGTCCCTCTCTTGACAGCTGTTAGAAATGGGGTCATTGCAGAAACCATCCAGGACCAGACACTGTTGCCTGCGTGTGCCTTAGCAGATGATCTTCAACTGGAAACTGATGATGGGGAAAATGCTGTGTTGATGGCAATTGAGGCTGAAGAGGATCTGGGCTCTGGGGAAGACCTGTTGGCTCTTCCTCAGCCACTACCAGAGCCTGTCATCGTTGAAGAGCGGGATTTGGTTGctggaaaagaagaagaagaagaagaagaagaagccccCACTATCGTGAAAGGGGAACATGCGATGGTCGAATCTCTTTATGAGGCATCAGTGGATATTCTTGCCGTGGAAGGTGTTGACACGGAGCAGGCTGTCGAAGATGTTACAGAGATGAAGGCTGGGGTCGATGCTGAAACAGAAAAGACAGATGTTCCTGAACTAGAATCTGTTGGAGAGTTCAAGTCTAAGGTAGAAGTTGCTGAACCAGTGCAGGCTGTGGAGCAGACTATCCCAAGTGAGACTTCTCCTGAGGAGCCTCCGGTCAAACCTGTGGTGCCAGTCACACAGGAGTCAGTATTTGACGTCCCTGCTGATAAGCCTTCTCCTTTTGACGTGTCGATCGATGGTTCTCTGCAACTTCCAACCTCAGAAATACCAGTTGGAACTCCTGCTCCACATGAGGCGGCACCCAATAAAACAATACCAAGTGAAGCTTCTACCAATGAATCCTCAGATCCCAGTGAAGCTGTGGAAGCTGTAATAGATTCAGGGATCGCAGTATCATCCATTCCAGAGATGCCTCCTTCATTTGAAGGGACAGATGATACAAAAGCAGAGCAACAGCATGGGAATGAAGAGCACAACAAAGCTCTTATGATGCCCTCCGAAAATTCCACACAAGCAGAAACCACCAATGCTACTTGTGATCAGAAGCCTGCAGCAGAAGCTGAAAAAATAGACTTGAAAGTCCTGGTATCTTCACCATTGCTTTCAGAAACCAAAACAAAGGACATTTTAAAAGATGAACCAACTTCTGAAACATCTCCATGTTCAGGGCAGAGCGATGCTGCCGTAGAGGTTCCTGCACCTGAGCCTACACAAACAGACTCTGAAGCCACTTTGGCACCACTTGCTGATGGTCAAGTCTGCAAATCCTTGTCAGAAGGTATGTAACACTGACTGAAACTTATTTTTATCAACACAGACAAAAACAAAGACAAGCGATATTGTTTGGTTTGTTGTTAACTAGTTAGTTAGATGGATTCCGCCATAAAACAcacgctccattctgtccactaaagacgctgagatcattatccatgcgtttgttacgtctcgcctcgactactgtaacgtattatttggggtctccccatgtctagcattaaaagattacagttggtacaaaatgcggctgctagacttttgacaagaacaagaaagtttgatcacattacacctgtactggctcacctgcactggcttcctgtgcacttaagatgtgactttaaggttttactacttacgtataaaatactacacggtctagctccatcctatcttgccgattgtattgtaccatatgtcccggcaagaaatctgcgttcaaaggactccggcttattagtgattcccaaagcccaaaaaaagtctgcgggctatagagcgttttcatttcgggctccagtactctggaatgccctcccggtaacagttcgagatgccacctcagtagaagcatttaagtctcaccttaaaactcatttgtatactctagcctttaaatagactccctttttagaccagttgatctgccgtttcttttctttttcttctatgtcccactctcccttgtggagggggtccggtccgatccggtggccatgtactgcttgcctgtgtatcggctggggacatctctgcgctgctgatccgcctccacttgggatggtttcctgctggctccgctgtgaacgggactctcgctgctgtgttggatccgctttggactggactctcgcgactgtgttggatccattgtggattgaactttcacagtatcatgttagacccgctcgacatccattgctttcctcctctccaaggttctcatagtcatcattgtcaccgacgtcccactgggtgtgagttttccttgcccttatgtgggcctaccgaggatgtcgtggtggtttgtgcagccctttgagacactagtgatttagggctatataagtaaacattgattgattgattgattgattgaccaatgCCCATGACACTTGGAGGAGGGGGTAGCACATGTGCTGGGCTAGAACCCATTACATTTTGGTTCAAATCTAAAAAAAAGTCCAGTTACACAAATTTATCTTTCAAGGGTAGGGGAAATAATCAATTCTTAGATGCATAACGATTTCTACATGCATGATTGTGAACGTCCAAATATGGCTTATCAAGGTATGTTAAATAAAGTAATCCAGAATAAGTGTGGACACATACCgagcaggcttcacggtggcagaggggttagtgcgtctgcctcacaataacaagttcctgcagtcctgggttcaaatccaggctcgggatctttctgtgtggagtttgcatgttctccccgtgaatgcgtgggtt
Proteins encoded:
- the LOC133561465 gene encoding cell surface glycoprotein 1-like → MGCSSSSAQNVDQEKRPATKPEESNGDTVAVRNGVIAETIQDQTLLPACALADDLQLETDDGENAVLMAIEAEEDLGSGEDLLALPQPLPEPVIVEERDLVAGKEEEEEEEEAPTIVKGEHAMVESLYEASVDILAVEGVDTEQAVEDVTEMKAGVDAETEKTDVPELESVGEFKSKVEVAEPVQAVEQTIPSETSPEEPPVKPVVPVTQESVFDVPADKPSPFDVSIDGSLQLPTSEIPVGTPAPHEAAPNKTIPSEASTNESSDPSEAVEAVIDSGIAVSSIPEMPPSFEGTDDTKAEQQHGNEEHNKALMMPSENSTQAETTNATCDQKPAAEAEKIDLKVLVSSPLLSETKTKDILKDEPTSETSPCSGQSDAAVEVPAPEPTQTDSEATLAPLADGQVCKSLSEGEGPSPE